One window of the Lemur catta isolate mLemCat1 chromosome 6, mLemCat1.pri, whole genome shotgun sequence genome contains the following:
- the PRPH gene encoding peripherin isoform X2 yields MSHHPSGLRAGVSSTSYRRTFGPPPSLSPGAFSYSSSSRFSSSRLLGSASPSYSVRLGSFRGQRAGAGTLLRLPSERLDFSMAEALNQEFLATRSNEKQELQELNDRFANFIEKVRFLEQQNAALRGELSQARGQEPARADQLCQQELRELRRELELLGRERDRVQVERDGLAEDLAALKQRLEEETRKREDAEHNLVLFRKDVDDATLSRLELERKIESLMDEIEFLKKLHEEELRDLQVSVESQQVQQVEVEATVKPELTAALRDIRAQYESIAAKNLQEAEEWYKSKYADLSDAANRNHEALRQAKLEMNESRRQIQSLTCEVDGLRGTNEALLRQLRELEEQFALEAGGYQAGAARLEEELRQLKEEMARHLREYQELLNVKMALDIEIATYRKLLEGEESRISVPVHSFASLSIKTTVPEVEPPQDSHSRKMVLIKTIETRDGEVVTESQKEQRSELDKSPTHSY; encoded by the exons ATGAGCCACCACCCGTCGGGCCTCCGGGCCGGCGTCAGCTCCACCTCATACCGCCGCACCTTCGGGCCACCGCCCTCACTATCCCCGGGGGCCTTCTCCTACTCGTCCAGCTCTCGCTTCTCCAGCAGTCGCCTGCTGGGCTCGGCGTCCCCGAGCTACTCCGTGCGCCTGGGCAGCTTCCGTGGCCAGCGAGCGGGCGCGGGCACCCTCCTGCGCCTGCCCTCGGAGCGCCTCGACTTTTCCATGGCCGAGGCCCTCAACCAGGAGTTCCTGGCCACGCGCAGCAACGAGAAGCAAGAGCTGCAGGAGCTCAACGACCGCTTCGCCAACTTCATAGAGAAGGTGCGCTTCCTGGAGCAGCAGAACGCGGCCCTGCGCGGGGAGCTGAGCCAGGCCCGGGGCCAGGAGCCGGCGCGCGCCGACCAGCTGTGCCAGCAGGAGCTGCGCGAGCTGCGGCGGGAGCTAGAGCTGCTGGGCCGCGAGCGCGACCGGGTGCAGGTGGAGCGAGACGGGCTGGCGGAGGACCTGGCAGCGCTCAAGCAGAG GTTGGAGGAGGAGACGCGCAAGCGGGAGGATGCGGAGCACAACCTGGTGCTCTTCCGCAAG GACGTGGACGATGCCACCCTGTCCCGCCTGGAACTAGAGCGCAAGATTGAGTCTTTGATGGATGAGATTGAGTTCCTCAAGAAGCTGCACGAGGAG GAGCTTCGAGACCTACAGGTGAGCGTAGAGAGCCAGCAGGTGCAGCAGGTGGAGGTGGAAGCAACCGTGAAGCCGGAGCTGACTGCGGCGCTGAGGGACATCCGAGCACAGTACGAGAGCATCGCAGCGAAGAACCTGCAGGAGGCGGAGGAGTGGTACAAGTCCAAG TACGCAGACCTGTCCGACGCCGCCAACCGGAACCACGAGGCCCTGCGCCAGGCCAAGCTGGAGATGAACGAGTCCCGACGCCAGATCCAGAGTCTGACGTGCGAGGTGGACGGACTGCGCGGCACG aacGAGGCGCTGCTCAGACAGCTGCGGGAGCTGGAGGAGCAGTTCGCCCTGGAGGCGGGCGGGTACCAGGCGGGCGCCGCGCGGCTCGAGGAGGAGCTGCGACAGCTAAAGGAGGAGATGGCGCGGCACCTGCGCGAGTACCAGGAGCTCCTCAACGTCAAGATGGCCCTGGACATCGAGATCGCCACCTACCGCAAGCTGCTGGAGGGCGAGGAGAGCCG GATCTCTGTGCCGGTCCATTCCTTTGCCTCCTTAAGTATAAAGACCACTG TGCCTGAGGTGGAGCCTCCCCAGGACAGCCACAGCAGGAAGATGGTTCTGATCAAGACCATTGAGACCCGGGATGGGGAG GTGGTGACAGAGTCCCAGAAGGAGCAGCGCAGTGAACTGGACAAGTCTCCTACTCACAGCTACTGA
- the PRPH gene encoding peripherin isoform X1 gives MSHHPSGLRAGVSSTSYRRTFGPPPSLSPGAFSYSSSSRFSSSRLLGSASPSYSVRLGSFRGQRAGAGTLLRLPSERLDFSMAEALNQEFLATRSNEKQELQELNDRFANFIEKVRFLEQQNAALRGELSQARGQEPARADQLCQQELRELRRELELLGRERDRVQVERDGLAEDLAALKQRLEEETRKREDAEHNLVLFRKDVDDATLSRLELERKIESLMDEIEFLKKLHEEELRDLQVSVESQQVQQVEVEATVKPELTAALRDIRAQYESIAAKNLQEAEEWYKSKYADLSDAANRNHEALRQAKLEMNESRRQIQSLTCEVDGLRGTNEALLRQLRELEEQFALEAGGYQAGAARLEEELRQLKEEMARHLREYQELLNVKMALDIEIATYRKLLEGEESRISVPVHSFASLSIKTTVPEVEPPQDSHSRKMVLIKTIETRDGEQVVTESQKEQRSELDKSPTHSY, from the exons ATGAGCCACCACCCGTCGGGCCTCCGGGCCGGCGTCAGCTCCACCTCATACCGCCGCACCTTCGGGCCACCGCCCTCACTATCCCCGGGGGCCTTCTCCTACTCGTCCAGCTCTCGCTTCTCCAGCAGTCGCCTGCTGGGCTCGGCGTCCCCGAGCTACTCCGTGCGCCTGGGCAGCTTCCGTGGCCAGCGAGCGGGCGCGGGCACCCTCCTGCGCCTGCCCTCGGAGCGCCTCGACTTTTCCATGGCCGAGGCCCTCAACCAGGAGTTCCTGGCCACGCGCAGCAACGAGAAGCAAGAGCTGCAGGAGCTCAACGACCGCTTCGCCAACTTCATAGAGAAGGTGCGCTTCCTGGAGCAGCAGAACGCGGCCCTGCGCGGGGAGCTGAGCCAGGCCCGGGGCCAGGAGCCGGCGCGCGCCGACCAGCTGTGCCAGCAGGAGCTGCGCGAGCTGCGGCGGGAGCTAGAGCTGCTGGGCCGCGAGCGCGACCGGGTGCAGGTGGAGCGAGACGGGCTGGCGGAGGACCTGGCAGCGCTCAAGCAGAG GTTGGAGGAGGAGACGCGCAAGCGGGAGGATGCGGAGCACAACCTGGTGCTCTTCCGCAAG GACGTGGACGATGCCACCCTGTCCCGCCTGGAACTAGAGCGCAAGATTGAGTCTTTGATGGATGAGATTGAGTTCCTCAAGAAGCTGCACGAGGAG GAGCTTCGAGACCTACAGGTGAGCGTAGAGAGCCAGCAGGTGCAGCAGGTGGAGGTGGAAGCAACCGTGAAGCCGGAGCTGACTGCGGCGCTGAGGGACATCCGAGCACAGTACGAGAGCATCGCAGCGAAGAACCTGCAGGAGGCGGAGGAGTGGTACAAGTCCAAG TACGCAGACCTGTCCGACGCCGCCAACCGGAACCACGAGGCCCTGCGCCAGGCCAAGCTGGAGATGAACGAGTCCCGACGCCAGATCCAGAGTCTGACGTGCGAGGTGGACGGACTGCGCGGCACG aacGAGGCGCTGCTCAGACAGCTGCGGGAGCTGGAGGAGCAGTTCGCCCTGGAGGCGGGCGGGTACCAGGCGGGCGCCGCGCGGCTCGAGGAGGAGCTGCGACAGCTAAAGGAGGAGATGGCGCGGCACCTGCGCGAGTACCAGGAGCTCCTCAACGTCAAGATGGCCCTGGACATCGAGATCGCCACCTACCGCAAGCTGCTGGAGGGCGAGGAGAGCCG GATCTCTGTGCCGGTCCATTCCTTTGCCTCCTTAAGTATAAAGACCACTG TGCCTGAGGTGGAGCCTCCCCAGGACAGCCACAGCAGGAAGATGGTTCTGATCAAGACCATTGAGACCCGGGATGGGGAG CAGGTGGTGACAGAGTCCCAGAAGGAGCAGCGCAGTGAACTGGACAAGTCTCCTACTCACAGCTACTGA